From Solea senegalensis isolate Sse05_10M linkage group LG7, IFAPA_SoseM_1, whole genome shotgun sequence, a single genomic window includes:
- the dennd5a gene encoding DENN domain-containing protein 5A isoform X3, producing the protein MTTGFSSGSCRFADYFVICGLDTDSGLEPDELSALCQYIEATKFRDGARGKLAQAEEGENFEQSPLRRTFKSKVLAHYPDNVEWNPFDQDAVGMLCMPKGLSFRTQVDSREPQFHSFIITREDGSRTYGFALTFFEEVTSKQICSAMQTLYHMHNAEQYDILHTPTSPQGPKEQRHLQSQPRPVLHAAPAISRLQRFNSYDISRDTLYVSKCICLITPMAFPQASRKVLQQLHQAVSSPQPPPLPLESYIYNILYEVPLPPSGRSLKFSGVYGPIVCQRPSTSELPLFDFGIREMFNLLGVENVLQLFTCALLEMQILLYSQHYQRLMTVAESITALMFPFQWQHVYVPILPASLLHFLDAPVPYLMGLHSNGQDDRTKLELPQEANLCFVDIDNHFIELPEELPQFPNKLEFIQEISEVLMSFSVSPEGNVPSSDGQAKRWGFRSVDMVSDNRNGNLASPLNSYLLRENETIARLQALVKRTGVSLDKLEVREDASSNKDMRGHCDEEELKMHQINIQVREVFANRFTQMFADYEVFVIQPSHDKESWFTNRDQMQNFDKASFLSDQPEPYLPFLSRFLETQMFASFIDSKILCHDDEDKEHTLRVFDSRVDKIRMLNVRTPTLRTSMYQKCTNIEEAEKAIEMRVSKIDHTALHPHLLDMKIGQGRYEQGFFPRLQSDVLSTGPTSNKWTKRSAPAQWRRRDRQKQHAEHLYLDNDQREKYIQEARNLGTTIRQPKLSNLSPSVIAQTNWKFVEGLLKECRNKTKRMLVEKMGREAVELGHGEVSITGVEENTLIASLCDLLERIWSHGLQVKQGKSALWSHLLHYQESKEKNNATPGSLGPPGFIHDTERRKSDGGGLAMPPLKVSLIHDMRHIQNMSEIKTDVGKARAWVRLSMEKKLLSRHLKQLLSDHELTKKLYKRYAFLRCDDEKEQFLYHLLSFNAVDYFCFTNVFTTIMIPYHVVVVPSKKLGGSMFTANPWVCVSGELAETGVLQVPRNTQEITFECQNLGKLTTVQMGHDNTGLYAKWLVECVIVRNEITGHTYKFPCGRWLGKGVDDGSLERILVGELMTPSTENDERMCRTPPMQQSPGMMRRFVTISPNSKPKLNTGQIQEGVGEAINGIVKHFHKPEKERGSLTLLLCGEYGLVWALEQVFQHGFKSPRLFKNVFIWDFLEKAQVYFESAEQREATPDENWQTRVRHFCRFMRAINITPRNIGKDGKFQVLVCLGARDHLLHHWIALLADCPITAQMYEESALMKDRSLVNSLIRVLQTLQEFNITLEASLVKGVGI; encoded by the exons CTTTATGCCAGTATATAGAGGCTACTAAATTCAGAGATGGGGCCAGAGGAAAATTGGCACAGGCAGAAGAAG GTGAGAATTTTGAGCAGAGTCCATTACGACGAACCTTTAAATCCAAAGTTCTAGCACATTATCCCGACAATGTCGAGTGGAATCCATTTGACCAGGATGCAGTGGGCATG CTCTGCATGCCAAAGGGCCTGTCGTTCAGGACGCAGGTCGATTCTCGAGAGCCACAgttccactcattcatcatcacCAGAGAGGACGGCTCTCGCACCTACGGCTTCGCCCTCACCTTCTTCGAGGAGGTGACCAGCAAGCAGATCTGCAGTGCCATGCAGACTCTTTACCACATGCACAACGCAGAGCAGTACGACATCTTGCACACTCCCACCTCACCGCAGGGACCCAAGGAGCAGCGACACCTTCAGTCCCAGCCTCGTCCCGTGCTCCACGCTGCGCCCGCCATCTCCCGCCTGCAGCGCTTCAATTCGTACGACATCAGCCGTGACACGCTGTATGTGTCAAAGTGCATCTGCCTGATAACGCCCATGGCTTTCCCTCAGGCCAGCAGGAAGGTGTTGCAGCAGCTCCATCAGGCCGTCTCGTCCCCCCAGCCCCCACCTCTCCCACTGGAGAGCTACATCTACAACATCCTCTACGAAGTCCCGCTGCCGCCTTCCGGACGTTCCCTCAAGTTTTCAGGCGTCTACGGGCCTATAGTTTGCCAGAGGCCGAGCACATCTGAGCTGCCACtctttgactttggcattagaGAAATGTTTAATCTGCTGGGCGTAGAGAACGTTCTGCAGCTGTTCACCTGCGCACTGTTGGAGATGCAGATCCTGCTCTACTCGCAAC ATTACCAGAGGCTGATGACGGTGGCAGAAAGCATCACGGCCTTAATGTTCCCCTTCCAGTGGCAGCATGTGTACGTTCCCATCCTGCCCGcctccctcctccacttcctggaCGCTCCTGTGCCGTATCTCATGGGCCTCCATTCGAACGGACAGGACGACCGCACCAAGCTGGAGCTGCCACAGGAG GCTAACTTGTGTTTTGTGGACATTGATAATCACTTCATCGAGCTGCCGGAGGAGTTGCCCCAATTTCCCAACAAGCTGGAGTTCATCCAGGAGATCTCCGAGGTGCTCATGTCCTTCAGTGTGTCTCCCGAGGGAAATGTCCCCTCCAGTGACGGCCAGGCCAAAAGGTGGGGCTTCCGATCTGTCGATATGGTCTCGGACAACCGCAACGGCAACCTGGCGTCACCGCTGAACTCGTACCTGCTGAGAGAAAACGAAACTATAGCCAGACTGCAGGCTCTGGTTAAGAGGACGGGTGTGAGCCTGGACAAG CTGGAAGTGAGAGAGGACGCCAGCAGCAATAAGGACATGCGGGGTCATTGTGacgaggaggagctgaagatgcACCAGATCAACATCCAAGTACGCGAGGTCTTCGCCAACCGCTTCACCCAGATGTTCGCAGACTACGAGGTGTTTGTCATCCAGCCGAGCCACGACAAAGAGTCCTGGTTCACTAATCGAGACCAGATGCAGAACTTTGACAAG gCCTCCTTCCTGTCGGACCAGCCTGAGCCCTACCTGCCCTTCCTGTCTCGATTCCTGGAGACGCAGATGTTTGCCTCCTTCATCGACAGCAAGATCCTCTGTCATGACGATGAGGACAAGGAGCACACGCTGAGGGTGTTCGACTCCCGCGTGGATAAGATACGCATGCTGAACGTCCGCACGCCCACACTTCGCACCTCAATGTAccaaaaatgcacaaacattGAAGAAGCAG AAAAAGCCATCGAGATGAGGGTGTCAAAGATCGACCACACTGCCCTCCACCCGCACCTGCTGGATATGAAGATCGGTCAGGGACGCTACGAGCAAGGCTTCTTCCCACGGCTGCAGTCTGATGTGCTCTCCACTGGGCCCACCAGCAACAA ATGGACTAAGAGAAGTGCTCCTGcccagtggaggaggagggaccgACAGAAGCAGCACGCCGAGCACCTTTATTTAGACAATGACCAGAGAGAG AAGTACATCCAGGAAGCCAGAAACCTGGGCACGACCATCAGACAACCCAAACTGTCCAACCTGTCACCGTCTGTCATCGCTCAGACTAACTGGAAATTTGTGGAAGGATTGCTGAAGGAGTGCAGGAACAAG ACCAAGCGCATGCTGGTGGAGAAGATGGGTCGGGAGGCCGTGGAGCTTGGTCACGGAGAAGTGAGCATCACCGGTGTGGAGGAGAACACTCTGATCGCGAGCCTCTGTGACCTGCTGGAGAGGATCTGGAGCCATGGGCTGCAGGTCAAACAG GGTAAATCTGCCTTGTGGTCTCACCTGCTGCATTATCAGGAGAGCAAAGAGAAGAATAATGCAACGCCGGGTAGTCTGGGACCTCCAG GTTTTATTCATGACACTGAGAGACGTAAATCTGATGGCGGAGGATTAGCCATGCCGCCTCTTAAAGTCTCCCTGATCCACGACATGAG ACACATTCAGAACATGAGTGAGATCAAGACAGACGTGGGCAAGGCCAGAGCCTGGGTTCGCCTCTCGATGGAGAAGAAGCTGCTCTCCAGGCACCTGAAGCAGCTGCTTTCAGATCACGAGCTGACAAA aaaACTGTACAAGCGCTACGCCTTCCTCCGCTGCGATGACGAGAAGGAGCAGTTTCTTTACCACCTGCTGTCCTTCAATGCCGTGGACTACTTCTGCTTCACTAATGTCTTTACAACCATCA TGATCCCCTACCATGTGGTGGTTGTTCCCAGTAAGAAGCTGGGTGGCTCCATGTTCACCGCCAACCCGTGGGTTTGTGTCTCCGGTGAGCTGGCAGAGACCGGAGTGCTGCAGGTTCCCCGAAATACTCAGGAGATTACTTTTGAG tgCCAAAACCTGGGCAAACTCACCACAGTACAGATGGGCCATGACAACACGGGGCTCTATGCAAAGTGGCTCGTCGAATGCGTCATCGTCCGCAACGAAATCACAGGCCACACGTACAA GTTTCCATGCGGCCGCTGGTTGGGGAAGGGTGTGGACGACGGCAGCCTGGAGAGGATCCTCGTGGGGGAGCTGATGACTCCCAGCACGGAGAACGACGAGAGGATGTGCCGCACGCCCCCGATGCAGCAGTCACCCGGGATGATGAGGAGGTTTGTTACCATCTCGCCAAACAGCAAACCAA AGTTGAACACCGGTCAGATCCAGGAGGGAGTGGGAGAGGCCATCAATGGAATTGTGAAGCACTTCCATAAACCGGAGAAGGAG agaggcagtCTGACGCTTCTCCTCTGCGGGGAGTACGGCCTCGTCTGGGCTCTGGAGCAAGTTTTCCAGCACGGCTTCAAGTCACCGCGACTCTTTAAAAACGTCTTCATTTGGGACTTCTTGG AAAAGGCACAAGTATACTTTGAGAGCGCCGAGCAGCGGGAGGCGACCCCGGATGAAAACTGGCAAACCCGAGTGCGCCACTTCTGCCGCTTCATGCGCGCCATCAACATCACGCCCAGGAACATCGGCAAGGACGGGAAGTTCCAGGTGCTCGTCTGTCTGGGCGCAAG AGACCATTTACTGCATCACTGGATCGCTCTGCTCGCAGACTGTCCGATCACTGCTCAGATGTACGAGGAAAGCGCGCTGATGAAGGACCGCTCGTTGGTGAACTCCCTGATCAGAGTGCTGCAGACTCTGCAGGAGTTCAACATCACTCTGGAGGCTTCGCTCGTCAAAGGTGTTGGTATCTAA
- the dennd5a gene encoding DENN domain-containing protein 5A isoform X2, giving the protein MTTGFSSGSCRFADYFVICGLDTDSGLEPDELSGENFEQSPLRRTFKSKVLAHYPDNVEWNPFDQDAVGMLCMPKGLSFRTQVDSREPQFHSFIITREDGSRTYGFALTFFEEVTSKQICSAMQTLYHMHNAEQYDILHTPTSPQGPKEQRHLQSQPRPVLHAAPAISRLQRFNSYDISRDTLYVSKCICLITPMAFPQASRKVLQQLHQAVSSPQPPPLPLESYIYNILYEVPLPPSGRSLKFSGVYGPIVCQRPSTSELPLFDFGIREMFNLLGVENVLQLFTCALLEMQILLYSQHYQRLMTVAESITALMFPFQWQHVYVPILPASLLHFLDAPVPYLMGLHSNGQDDRTKLELPQEANLCFVDIDNHFIELPEELPQFPNKLEFIQEISEVLMSFSVSPEGNVPSSDGQAKRWGFRSVDMVSDNRNGNLASPLNSYLLRENETIARLQALVKRTGVSLDKLEVREDASSNKDMRGHCDEEELKMHQINIQVREVFANRFTQMFADYEVFVIQPSHDKESWFTNRDQMQNFDKASFLSDQPEPYLPFLSRFLETQMFASFIDSKILCHDDEDKEHTLRVFDSRVDKIRMLNVRTPTLRTSMYQKCTNIEEADKLLKKRFEKTDFVAPGPHTIGLTNDTTHLQKAIEMRVSKIDHTALHPHLLDMKIGQGRYEQGFFPRLQSDVLSTGPTSNKWTKRSAPAQWRRRDRQKQHAEHLYLDNDQREKYIQEARNLGTTIRQPKLSNLSPSVIAQTNWKFVEGLLKECRNKTKRMLVEKMGREAVELGHGEVSITGVEENTLIASLCDLLERIWSHGLQVKQGKSALWSHLLHYQESKEKNNATPGSLGPPGFIHDTERRKSDGGGLAMPPLKVSLIHDMRHIQNMSEIKTDVGKARAWVRLSMEKKLLSRHLKQLLSDHELTKKLYKRYAFLRCDDEKEQFLYHLLSFNAVDYFCFTNVFTTIMIPYHVVVVPSKKLGGSMFTANPWVCVSGELAETGVLQVPRNTQEITFECQNLGKLTTVQMGHDNTGLYAKWLVECVIVRNEITGHTYKFPCGRWLGKGVDDGSLERILVGELMTPSTENDERMCRTPPMQQSPGMMRRFVTISPNSKPKLNTGQIQEGVGEAINGIVKHFHKPEKERGSLTLLLCGEYGLVWALEQVFQHGFKSPRLFKNVFIWDFLEKAQVYFESAEQREATPDENWQTRVRHFCRFMRAINITPRNIGKDGKFQVLVCLGARDHLLHHWIALLADCPITAQMYEESALMKDRSLVNSLIRVLQTLQEFNITLEASLVKGVGI; this is encoded by the exons GTGAGAATTTTGAGCAGAGTCCATTACGACGAACCTTTAAATCCAAAGTTCTAGCACATTATCCCGACAATGTCGAGTGGAATCCATTTGACCAGGATGCAGTGGGCATG CTCTGCATGCCAAAGGGCCTGTCGTTCAGGACGCAGGTCGATTCTCGAGAGCCACAgttccactcattcatcatcacCAGAGAGGACGGCTCTCGCACCTACGGCTTCGCCCTCACCTTCTTCGAGGAGGTGACCAGCAAGCAGATCTGCAGTGCCATGCAGACTCTTTACCACATGCACAACGCAGAGCAGTACGACATCTTGCACACTCCCACCTCACCGCAGGGACCCAAGGAGCAGCGACACCTTCAGTCCCAGCCTCGTCCCGTGCTCCACGCTGCGCCCGCCATCTCCCGCCTGCAGCGCTTCAATTCGTACGACATCAGCCGTGACACGCTGTATGTGTCAAAGTGCATCTGCCTGATAACGCCCATGGCTTTCCCTCAGGCCAGCAGGAAGGTGTTGCAGCAGCTCCATCAGGCCGTCTCGTCCCCCCAGCCCCCACCTCTCCCACTGGAGAGCTACATCTACAACATCCTCTACGAAGTCCCGCTGCCGCCTTCCGGACGTTCCCTCAAGTTTTCAGGCGTCTACGGGCCTATAGTTTGCCAGAGGCCGAGCACATCTGAGCTGCCACtctttgactttggcattagaGAAATGTTTAATCTGCTGGGCGTAGAGAACGTTCTGCAGCTGTTCACCTGCGCACTGTTGGAGATGCAGATCCTGCTCTACTCGCAAC ATTACCAGAGGCTGATGACGGTGGCAGAAAGCATCACGGCCTTAATGTTCCCCTTCCAGTGGCAGCATGTGTACGTTCCCATCCTGCCCGcctccctcctccacttcctggaCGCTCCTGTGCCGTATCTCATGGGCCTCCATTCGAACGGACAGGACGACCGCACCAAGCTGGAGCTGCCACAGGAG GCTAACTTGTGTTTTGTGGACATTGATAATCACTTCATCGAGCTGCCGGAGGAGTTGCCCCAATTTCCCAACAAGCTGGAGTTCATCCAGGAGATCTCCGAGGTGCTCATGTCCTTCAGTGTGTCTCCCGAGGGAAATGTCCCCTCCAGTGACGGCCAGGCCAAAAGGTGGGGCTTCCGATCTGTCGATATGGTCTCGGACAACCGCAACGGCAACCTGGCGTCACCGCTGAACTCGTACCTGCTGAGAGAAAACGAAACTATAGCCAGACTGCAGGCTCTGGTTAAGAGGACGGGTGTGAGCCTGGACAAG CTGGAAGTGAGAGAGGACGCCAGCAGCAATAAGGACATGCGGGGTCATTGTGacgaggaggagctgaagatgcACCAGATCAACATCCAAGTACGCGAGGTCTTCGCCAACCGCTTCACCCAGATGTTCGCAGACTACGAGGTGTTTGTCATCCAGCCGAGCCACGACAAAGAGTCCTGGTTCACTAATCGAGACCAGATGCAGAACTTTGACAAG gCCTCCTTCCTGTCGGACCAGCCTGAGCCCTACCTGCCCTTCCTGTCTCGATTCCTGGAGACGCAGATGTTTGCCTCCTTCATCGACAGCAAGATCCTCTGTCATGACGATGAGGACAAGGAGCACACGCTGAGGGTGTTCGACTCCCGCGTGGATAAGATACGCATGCTGAACGTCCGCACGCCCACACTTCGCACCTCAATGTAccaaaaatgcacaaacattGAAGAAGCAG ACAAACTGCTAAAAAAGCGATTTGAAAAGACTGATTTTGTCGCTCCTGGACCTCATACCATTGGGCTCACGAACGACACGACTCACCTTC AAAAAGCCATCGAGATGAGGGTGTCAAAGATCGACCACACTGCCCTCCACCCGCACCTGCTGGATATGAAGATCGGTCAGGGACGCTACGAGCAAGGCTTCTTCCCACGGCTGCAGTCTGATGTGCTCTCCACTGGGCCCACCAGCAACAA ATGGACTAAGAGAAGTGCTCCTGcccagtggaggaggagggaccgACAGAAGCAGCACGCCGAGCACCTTTATTTAGACAATGACCAGAGAGAG AAGTACATCCAGGAAGCCAGAAACCTGGGCACGACCATCAGACAACCCAAACTGTCCAACCTGTCACCGTCTGTCATCGCTCAGACTAACTGGAAATTTGTGGAAGGATTGCTGAAGGAGTGCAGGAACAAG ACCAAGCGCATGCTGGTGGAGAAGATGGGTCGGGAGGCCGTGGAGCTTGGTCACGGAGAAGTGAGCATCACCGGTGTGGAGGAGAACACTCTGATCGCGAGCCTCTGTGACCTGCTGGAGAGGATCTGGAGCCATGGGCTGCAGGTCAAACAG GGTAAATCTGCCTTGTGGTCTCACCTGCTGCATTATCAGGAGAGCAAAGAGAAGAATAATGCAACGCCGGGTAGTCTGGGACCTCCAG GTTTTATTCATGACACTGAGAGACGTAAATCTGATGGCGGAGGATTAGCCATGCCGCCTCTTAAAGTCTCCCTGATCCACGACATGAG ACACATTCAGAACATGAGTGAGATCAAGACAGACGTGGGCAAGGCCAGAGCCTGGGTTCGCCTCTCGATGGAGAAGAAGCTGCTCTCCAGGCACCTGAAGCAGCTGCTTTCAGATCACGAGCTGACAAA aaaACTGTACAAGCGCTACGCCTTCCTCCGCTGCGATGACGAGAAGGAGCAGTTTCTTTACCACCTGCTGTCCTTCAATGCCGTGGACTACTTCTGCTTCACTAATGTCTTTACAACCATCA TGATCCCCTACCATGTGGTGGTTGTTCCCAGTAAGAAGCTGGGTGGCTCCATGTTCACCGCCAACCCGTGGGTTTGTGTCTCCGGTGAGCTGGCAGAGACCGGAGTGCTGCAGGTTCCCCGAAATACTCAGGAGATTACTTTTGAG tgCCAAAACCTGGGCAAACTCACCACAGTACAGATGGGCCATGACAACACGGGGCTCTATGCAAAGTGGCTCGTCGAATGCGTCATCGTCCGCAACGAAATCACAGGCCACACGTACAA GTTTCCATGCGGCCGCTGGTTGGGGAAGGGTGTGGACGACGGCAGCCTGGAGAGGATCCTCGTGGGGGAGCTGATGACTCCCAGCACGGAGAACGACGAGAGGATGTGCCGCACGCCCCCGATGCAGCAGTCACCCGGGATGATGAGGAGGTTTGTTACCATCTCGCCAAACAGCAAACCAA AGTTGAACACCGGTCAGATCCAGGAGGGAGTGGGAGAGGCCATCAATGGAATTGTGAAGCACTTCCATAAACCGGAGAAGGAG agaggcagtCTGACGCTTCTCCTCTGCGGGGAGTACGGCCTCGTCTGGGCTCTGGAGCAAGTTTTCCAGCACGGCTTCAAGTCACCGCGACTCTTTAAAAACGTCTTCATTTGGGACTTCTTGG AAAAGGCACAAGTATACTTTGAGAGCGCCGAGCAGCGGGAGGCGACCCCGGATGAAAACTGGCAAACCCGAGTGCGCCACTTCTGCCGCTTCATGCGCGCCATCAACATCACGCCCAGGAACATCGGCAAGGACGGGAAGTTCCAGGTGCTCGTCTGTCTGGGCGCAAG AGACCATTTACTGCATCACTGGATCGCTCTGCTCGCAGACTGTCCGATCACTGCTCAGATGTACGAGGAAAGCGCGCTGATGAAGGACCGCTCGTTGGTGAACTCCCTGATCAGAGTGCTGCAGACTCTGCAGGAGTTCAACATCACTCTGGAGGCTTCGCTCGTCAAAGGTGTTGGTATCTAA